The Salvia miltiorrhiza cultivar Shanhuang (shh) chromosome 1, IMPLAD_Smil_shh, whole genome shotgun sequence genome has a window encoding:
- the LOC131005526 gene encoding uncharacterized protein LOC131005526, translating to MKAEEVMDGSDIMELVENDKVFSNFVDHKFQELDADCDGKLSLNELQPAVDDIGAALGLPAHGASPESDHIYSEVLNEFTHGKQEKISKIQFKEVLSDILLGMAAGLKRDPVVILRIDGEDLHEFVNGPTFEPEIISLFSEIDLPGGSLRDYIIKAFEKLSVDQGVPPATDPWVLTNILEPALERSGDSLNETVSQETFLAEFRRASENVACLLKEQPAIVAHSQNTFDGSGIRRLLSNKFELDKALDSVLKSVPRDRHGKISKECLSVALDNLAASAGLPPLGAVEQMDNIATEALKMFDAGDGKAVKEDEFKKLLTEVLGSIMLQLEGNPVSISINSVVHEPLASSSTLLQPSSP from the exons ATGAAGGCGGAGGAGGTGATGGACGGCTCCGATATAATGGAGTTGGTTGAGAACGACAAGGTCTTCTCTAACTTTGTTGATCACAAGTTTCAAGAGCTCGACGCCGATTGCGACGGTAAGCTCTCCCTCAACGAGCTCCAGCCCGCCGTCGACGACATCGGCGCCGCCCTTGGCTTGCCCGCCCACGGCGCCTCCCCTGAATCCGACCATATTTACTCCGAG GTTCTCAACGAATTCACACATGGTAAACAAGAAAAGATAAGCAAGATTCAGTTCAAAGAGGTTCTGTCAGATATTCTACTGGGCATGGCTGCGGGCTTGAAACGGGATCCTGTCGTGATTCTCAGGATCGACGGTGAAGACCTCCACGAGTTCGTCAACGGGCCCACCTTCGAGCCGGAGATCATCTCACTattctccgagattgacctgcCCGGGGGATCACTCAGAGACTACATCATCAAGGCCTTCGAGAAACTCTCAGTTGATCAAGGAGTGCCCCCGGCTACGGATCCTTGG GTTTTGACCAACATTCTGGAGCCGGCTCTGGAGCGCTCAGGGGATTCCCTAAACGAGACGGTCTCGCAGGAGACGTTCCTAGCTGAGTTCAGACGAGCATCGGAGAATGTAGCTTGCCTTCTGAAGGAGCAACCTGCTATTGTTGCTCACAGTCAGAATACCTTTGATGGGAGTGGCATTAGAAGGCTGTTGTCTAATAAATTTGAGCTGGATAAG GCGTTGGATTCTGTTCTGAAGAGCGTTCCGAGGGATCGCCATGGGAAGATATCGAAGGAATGTCTGAGCGTTGCGCTTGATAATCTGGCTGCCTCGGCCGGCTTGCCTCCGCTCGGCGCTGTTGAGCAG ATGGATAACATAGCGACGGAAGCCCTGAAAATGTTCGATGCCGGGGATGGGAAGGCAGTGAAGGAAGACGAGTTCAAGAAGCTGCTAACCGAGGTTCTCGGGAGCATCATGCTGCAGCTCGAGGGCAATCCCGTCTCGATCTCGATAAACTCGGTCGTCCACGAGCCGTTGGCGTCGTCCTCCACCCTCCTGCAGCCGTCGTCGCCGTGA